The nucleotide sequence GTGATCGTTCACAGATTGAAAATCAGGTTCGCTATGGAGTTGCGATTAGAATGAGCCTGTTATATTTAATGCTTACCGGAGGTCATTCAAATGAATAAATCTAGTATAGGCGTTAAAAATGTAAGGATAATAGATCCTTATAACGATGTTGATAATGTTTTAGATATTCTTATTGAAAATGGAATAATAACAGGCATTGGTAAAAATATTTTTTCGCAAGATATAAATGGTAACACTGCTGTTATAGATGGAACCGATAAGATTTTAAGTCCTGGTTTTATTGATTTGCACACCCACCTAAGAGACCCTGGACAAGAACATAAAGAAACTATTGAAACTGGAATGAAAGCAGCTGCAAAAGGTGGATTTACAACAATATGTTCGATGCCAAATACTAATCCCCCAGTTGATAATTCAAGTATTGTTAAATATATATTGGATGAATCTAATAAACTTGAATTAATAAAAGTCCTTCCTATTGGTTGTGTTACAAAAGGGAGAAAAGGAACGCAAATTTCTGAGATGTGGGATTTAAAAAATGCAGGTTGTGTAGGTTTTAGTGATGATGGGGACCCAATTTACAATTCTGAAATTATGCAAATAGCACTACAATATAGTGAACATCTCGGATTACCTGTAATAAATCATTGTGAAGATACTCAATTATCAAAACATTCTTCTGTAAATGAAGGAAAAATTTCAAATAGACTAGGATTATCAGGATGGCCAAATCAGGCAGAAGATATTATGATTGCAAGAGATATAGAGTTGGCAAAGAAATATGGTGGTCATTTGCATATAGCTCATGCAAGTACTGCTCGTTCAGTAGAACTTATAAATGATGCAAAAAAACTTGGAGTTAATATTACTGCAGAAGTAACACCGCATCATTTAACTATGACTGATAGTTGGTTTTTAGGGCATCAAAAAGATATTGATGTTTTTGCTTGTCTTGGCAGTGAAGCCTATGATTCTAATTTAAAAGTCAACCCGCCATTAAGAACTAAAACAGATGTAAATTCTTTGTTAGTCGGCTTAAAAGAGGGGATAATTGATGCCATTGCAACTGATCATGCTCCTCATGCACTTCAAGATAAAATTACTACATTGGATGCTGCTGAATATGGGATTAATGGATTAGAAACGGCCTTTACTCTTCTAGCAAGTTTGTATCATCAAAATATGTTAGATATTGCAGAAATTATCAATCGTTTAACACTTGGTCCAGCAAATATAATATCTAATTCCTTAGAAAAGCCTAAAGGAATTATAAAAGGAGAATTAGCTGATATTGTGCTCTTAGATATGAATACTGATTTTACTATATTAGGGAAAGATTTTATATCAAAGAGTAAGCTTACCCCTTTAGAGGGGCTGACATTTAAAGGTAAAGTGATTTTAACTGTAGCTAAAGGGTCTATAGTTTATCAGGAGAATAACAATTAGAAAATTATGAATGGTGAGTCAGGATGCAAAAGGCATATTTAATATTAGAAGATGGATCCATATTTGAAGGTACTAGTATAGGATTGACTGGAACAAAATATGGAGAAGTTGTATTCAATACCAGTATGACTGGTTATCAAGAAATTTTAACAGATCCTTCATATTCAGGTCAGATTGTAGTAGCTACTTATCCATTAATTGGAAACTATGGGATAAATAGCAATGATTCACAATCTAAACAGATACAAGTAAAAGGTTATGTTATTAGAGAATATTGTGAATTTCCAAGTCACTTTGATTCTGAATCTGATTTAGACACCTATCTTAAAAGTAATGATATACCTGGTATTTTTGATATTGATACTAGAGCTGTGACAAAAAAGTTAAGATCCACTGGTTCGATGATGGGGTGTATCACAAATAATCCAAAACCTGAAGAAGAATTACAAAACTTATTAAATCAACCTCATTATCTAGAAGTAAACCATGTTTTATCTGTATCTTCTGATACTCAATATAATTGGAATCAAGAAGATAATAGTTCATTAGGTCGTCTTAAAATTGCAGTTATCGATTGTGGCGTTAAATTCAATATATTAAAAAGTTTATCAACACGTGGATGTCAAGTTGAGGTTTTTCCAGTAAATGCTTCACTGGATAAAATATTAGAAAATGATCCTGATGGCGTTGTAATTTCACCTGGACCAGGCGATCCATCAATGCTGGATCAATTGTCAAATACTGTAGAGCAATTAGTCAAAAACAAACCTATTTTTGGTATATGCCTCGGAAATCAAATGATAGCTAGGGCATTAGGTGCAAATACATTTAAATTAAAATTTGGGCATCATGGAGGAAATCATCCAGTAAAAGACATAAGAAGTGGCAAGGTAACAATAACTTCTCAAAATCATGGATTTGCTATTGATAAAGATACATTACCTAAGGATTTATCGGTAAGCCATGTGAACCTTATTGATGGAACTGTTGAAGGGATAGAACACAATTATTTACCAGTTATGGGTATTCAGTTTCATTCTGAAGCCTCTCCTGGACCTTTAGATAATACATATTTATTTGATAGGTTCATAGAAAAAATTAAGGAGGAACAAAATGGTTAATGATGCAGATAAAAATAATGCAAATAATCAATCTTCTAGAGGGCGTTGGCAGGTTCTTTTAATTGAATATGAATTACTAGATGCATATTGGTCTCAACTACAACAAAGAGTCTGGATGAGTGGATTAGTTTTAGTTAGTCTTTCAATGTTTGGTATCGTATTCTTATTAACTGTAATGGACCCTACAAGACCCCAAACAACTAATAGTGCTGGATTAATTGCTATTATTGCATCTCTTCTTTCTATTGGATGGTGGTTACTTTTGAGAAGAATGTTTGCAGGGCAAAAAATTGCAGAAATTCGACGTAACGAAATAGAAAAAGAATTGGGTATGAGATCTAGTTTATATTTGACATTTTTGAGACAAAATCAAAAATCAGGTCCTAGAAAATCATCAAATCTCGCGCGAAAAATTGCTGATGGTGATGATGAATTAGAGCTTGATTTAGTGAATTTGAGTGCAAATCCAGATTCTAGTTCCTGGTTACCAGGTTTTATTTCTGATCGTTGGGTATGGAGTGTTATTCCATGGTTATTGATCGGATGTTGGATTGCACTTTATGTAATCAAGTCAAATATGTAACTTCCCACACTGGCAAACATTGGATTGTTAAATTAATAACCTGATTAAATATGATAAGAATAATATGTAGAAGGAATTAAATGGGATTAGATAAAGATATTAAAAAAGTATTAATAATAGGTTCTGGACCAATTGTTATAGGTCAAGCAGCTGAGTTTGATTATGCTGGTTCGCAGGCATGTAGATCAATAAAAGAGGAGGGTGTTGAAACAATTTTAATTAATTCTAATCCGGCCACAATTATGACTGATACTGGCATAGCTGATCATATATATATTGAACCATTAACAGTTGAAGTAATTACTCAAATTATCGATAAAGAGAGACCAGATGGCTTATTACCGACATTAGGCGGACAAACCGGTTTAAATTTAGCAGTTCAACTGTCAGATTTGGGAATCTTAGATAAATATAATGTTCGCTTACTTGGAACACCTATTGAAACGATTAAAAAAGCTGAAGATAGAGATCAATTTCGAGACCTTCTAATCGAAATTGGTGAACCTGTTCTTCCTAGTGTCAGCATTACTTCTATTGAAGAAGCTCGTTTTAAAGTTGAAGGAATGGCGTTACCATTAGTAGTTAGGCCAGCATTTACCCTTGGAGGGACAGGTGGCGGTGTTGTATATGATTGGGAAGAATTCGATCAAGTAATCAATGATGGATTAAAGGCAAGTCCTGTAAGTCAGGTTCTCATAGAAAGCTATCTTTTAGGCTGGAAAGAGCTTGAGTATGAAATAATGCGGGACGCTGATGATGCTTGTTTAACTATCTGTGTAATGGAAAATATGGATCCAATGGGAGTGCATACTGGCGATAGTATAGTTGTTGCTCCGAGTCAAACTTTATCTGATAAGGAATATCAGATGTTGCGTTCAGCTAGCCAAAATATAATAAAGAATCTAGGGATAGAAGGTGGGTGTAATGTTCAGTATGCCTTGAGGCCGAACCCTATGACACAACCTGAAAATATTAACGTCTCAAATCATGAATCCGAATACTATGTTATTGAAGTGAATCCTCGTGTTAGTCGAAGTTCGGCTCTAGCCAGTAAGGCTACAGGATATCCTATAGCAAGAGTAGCATCAAAGATAGCTATAGGTAAAACTCTTGATGAAATTGATAACCCAATTACTGGAAAAACGTCTGCAGCATTTGAACCTGCACTTGATTATTGTGTGGTAAAAATTCCTAGATGGCCATTTGATAAATTCCCAACTGGTGATAGGAATTTAGGGATTCAAATGAAGGCAACTGGCGAAGTTATGGCAATTGATAGAACCTTTACTGCAGCTTTACAGAAAGCTATTCGTTCACTAGAAATTAGTGGGCACTCTCTTTTATGGGAAAGTTCTGAATGGAATACAGAAGATTTTTCTATAGAAGATTTACCACTTTATTCTAACGATAATAGGTTGTGGGCAATATTTTCAGCTCTACGAAAAAATGTTTCTGTTGAAAAACTTTGTTTAATTACAGGTATTGATCCTTGGTTTATTAATTCTTGTAAATTGATTGTTGATATGGAAAAGAGCCTATTATCTCAACCACTTGATTATGATTTATTAAAAAAAGCAAAAAAAATGGGATTTTCAGATGACCAAATTGCAACATTAACGGATCGATTAGTTGGCCAGATTCGTCAACAAAGAAAAGAAATGGGCATAATTCCTGTATATAAAATGGTAGATACGTGTGCTGCAGAATTTGAAGCGGAAACACCTTATTTTTACAGCACATATGAACAAGAAAATGAAGCTGAACCCTTAGAAGGGGAAAAAGCTTTAGTAATCGGTAGTGGACCAATTAGGATAGGCCAAGGAATTGAATTTGACTATTGTAGTGTACATGCTGCATGGGCATTACAAGAGGAAGGTACTTCAAGTATTATTGTAAATTCTAACCCAGAAACTGTTTCAACAGATTTTGACACCAGTAGCCGTTTGTATTTTGAACCTCTTGATGAAGAAAGTATTTTAGATATTATTGATAATGAGACTGGCGAAAAAGATAAGGCCAGTATTCCTCCCTGTGTGGTTCAATTTGGAGGACAAACTGCCATTAATCTTTCACAAAGTTTAGGTAGGCATCAACTACCTATTTTGGGTTCATCTGCTGAGGCAATAGACATTGCGGCAGATCGTGAAAAGTTCGAACAATTTCTGCATTCTTTGGATATTCCACAACCTGCTGGTGCTGTAGTTTCTAGTGTAGAGGATGGCATAAAAATTGCTGAAAAGATTGGTTATCCTGTGTTAGTTCGTCCAAGTTATGTTTTAGGTGGACGGGCTATGGAAGTTGTGCAAACACCTACTGAATTAATTCGATACCTTACTGAAGCTACAAAAGTAGGTGCTACAAATGATGTATTGATTGATAAATATGTTTCTGGAAGGGAAGTTGAAGTTGATGCTATATGTGATGGTACTGATGTATTAATACCTGGAATAATGGAGCATATAGAGCGGGCTGGTGTCCATAGTGGGGATTCTATGGCTGTTTACCCAGGAATTACCTTAGATCCAGATACGATTAAACTTATTACAGAATATACTATAAAGATTGCACTAGGTTTAAAAACCCAAGGTTTGATAAATATTCAATTTGTTATTGAGCATGATCAAGAATCGGAAAAAAAACCAGTTGTATACATTATTGAAGCTAATCCAAGATCTAGTAGGACAGTTCCTTTTATGTCTAAGATAACAGATATTCCTATGGTTTCACTTGCTACAAAAATTATGCTTGGGAAAAAATTGTCTGACATGGGGTATACCTCAGGCTTATATGCACATAATGGGTTATATGGTGTTAAAGCTCCAGTATTTTCAATGTCGAAATTAGCTGGGGTTGATACATATTTAGGACCAGAAATGAAGTCGACTGGTGAGGTTATGGGGATTGATTACAATATTCCTTCCGCGATATCAAAAGCATTACTAGCTGGTGGTTATTCTATACAACCAAATAACTCAATATTAGTTAGTATATCTGATAGAGATAAACCTGATGCAATTGACTTAATGAAGCAATTAGCTGAGTTTGGTTGTGATT is from SAR202 cluster bacterium and encodes:
- the carA gene encoding glutamine-hydrolyzing carbamoyl-phosphate synthase small subunit yields the protein MQKAYLILEDGSIFEGTSIGLTGTKYGEVVFNTSMTGYQEILTDPSYSGQIVVATYPLIGNYGINSNDSQSKQIQVKGYVIREYCEFPSHFDSESDLDTYLKSNDIPGIFDIDTRAVTKKLRSTGSMMGCITNNPKPEEELQNLLNQPHYLEVNHVLSVSSDTQYNWNQEDNSSLGRLKIAVIDCGVKFNILKSLSTRGCQVEVFPVNASLDKILENDPDGVVISPGPGDPSMLDQLSNTVEQLVKNKPIFGICLGNQMIARALGANTFKLKFGHHGGNHPVKDIRSGKVTITSQNHGFAIDKDTLPKDLSVSHVNLIDGTVEGIEHNYLPVMGIQFHSEASPGPLDNTYLFDRFIEKIKEEQNG
- a CDS encoding dihydroorotase, whose amino-acid sequence is MNKSSIGVKNVRIIDPYNDVDNVLDILIENGIITGIGKNIFSQDINGNTAVIDGTDKILSPGFIDLHTHLRDPGQEHKETIETGMKAAAKGGFTTICSMPNTNPPVDNSSIVKYILDESNKLELIKVLPIGCVTKGRKGTQISEMWDLKNAGCVGFSDDGDPIYNSEIMQIALQYSEHLGLPVINHCEDTQLSKHSSVNEGKISNRLGLSGWPNQAEDIMIARDIELAKKYGGHLHIAHASTARSVELINDAKKLGVNITAEVTPHHLTMTDSWFLGHQKDIDVFACLGSEAYDSNLKVNPPLRTKTDVNSLLVGLKEGIIDAIATDHAPHALQDKITTLDAAEYGINGLETAFTLLASLYHQNMLDIAEIINRLTLGPANIISNSLEKPKGIIKGELADIVLLDMNTDFTILGKDFISKSKLTPLEGLTFKGKVILTVAKGSIVYQENNN
- the carB gene encoding carbamoyl-phosphate synthase large subunit → MGLDKDIKKVLIIGSGPIVIGQAAEFDYAGSQACRSIKEEGVETILINSNPATIMTDTGIADHIYIEPLTVEVITQIIDKERPDGLLPTLGGQTGLNLAVQLSDLGILDKYNVRLLGTPIETIKKAEDRDQFRDLLIEIGEPVLPSVSITSIEEARFKVEGMALPLVVRPAFTLGGTGGGVVYDWEEFDQVINDGLKASPVSQVLIESYLLGWKELEYEIMRDADDACLTICVMENMDPMGVHTGDSIVVAPSQTLSDKEYQMLRSASQNIIKNLGIEGGCNVQYALRPNPMTQPENINVSNHESEYYVIEVNPRVSRSSALASKATGYPIARVASKIAIGKTLDEIDNPITGKTSAAFEPALDYCVVKIPRWPFDKFPTGDRNLGIQMKATGEVMAIDRTFTAALQKAIRSLEISGHSLLWESSEWNTEDFSIEDLPLYSNDNRLWAIFSALRKNVSVEKLCLITGIDPWFINSCKLIVDMEKSLLSQPLDYDLLKKAKKMGFSDDQIATLTDRLVGQIRQQRKEMGIIPVYKMVDTCAAEFEAETPYFYSTYEQENEAEPLEGEKALVIGSGPIRIGQGIEFDYCSVHAAWALQEEGTSSIIVNSNPETVSTDFDTSSRLYFEPLDEESILDIIDNETGEKDKASIPPCVVQFGGQTAINLSQSLGRHQLPILGSSAEAIDIAADREKFEQFLHSLDIPQPAGAVVSSVEDGIKIAEKIGYPVLVRPSYVLGGRAMEVVQTPTELIRYLTEATKVGATNDVLIDKYVSGREVEVDAICDGTDVLIPGIMEHIERAGVHSGDSMAVYPGITLDPDTIKLITEYTIKIALGLKTQGLINIQFVIEHDQESEKKPVVYIIEANPRSSRTVPFMSKITDIPMVSLATKIMLGKKLSDMGYTSGLYAHNGLYGVKAPVFSMSKLAGVDTYLGPEMKSTGEVMGIDYNIPSAISKALLAGGYSIQPNNSILVSISDRDKPDAIDLMKQLAEFGCDLYATEGTGAMIEALGLNVKMITKRIAEGHPNVVDVIQDGTVDVVINTESSLTSVIRDGFEIRRNAVERRIPCFTSLDTARAAIENLFSVNQNYNVKSSEDYIKDVPEHNNFYPYIDVPKFLL